Part of the Ignavibacterium album JCM 16511 genome, CCTGTCGAAGTGTGAACCAATTTTTATGTTATTTACTTTCCCGGATTTTCCATAAAAACTGTAATCCATTATTTCCGAACTCTTATCCGGAAACATTTGTGCAAAAAACTGCTTTTCTTTTTCGTTCAAAACTTCTTCAGATGATTTTACATTCTGAGAATATGCACGATTGATTTTACTGTTTACGGAAATATTATTTATAAAGTTCTGGGTTGAGCTTTGTCCAATTTTCATTTTATATCTCCAATGAATCTTTTGCCATTTGCTTTGATGCATTAAATGCTGTGAGATTAGCTTCATAACTTCTTGAAGCCGCAATCATATCAATCATCTCTGTAATAGTATTTATATTCGACATTTGCACATAGCCGTTTCCATCTGCGTTTGGATGTTCAGGCATATAAACAATATCGCCAGGAGTATTATCTTCTGTCACTTTGAACTCAAGATCAGAGGTTGAACTTGTTTTGTTTGTTGTTAAAGTTGGATTTGAAATATGATTAGGATTTGTTGTAGCTAACTTCATTGTTTTTGAAAAGTCAACCACCTGTTGATTAAGCACATTCTTTTTCTGAGTTACATTAAGAATTTTTCTTTTTACGGGCTGACCATCAGCTGTTCTTACAGAATTTCCGTTAGCTAGATTTTCAGCAATAAGATTCATTTTCTTTCTTTGTACGCTCAAACCTTTTGCACTGATTCCAAAGCCCAGAATGTTATCGCCTATTTTCATAATTTACCTCCGCCTTTAATTACATTTTGAAGTCCGCGATAGTAATCGCCGATTTTTTTAGAAGAGAATCTGAATAGTAAAGCATTAGAAGCTAACTCTGACATTTCTTTATCAATATCTACATTGTTAACACCGGATACATTTTCCATTCCTTTATCTTTATAAATCTGAAACTGACTATCATCCATCGGAAGGAAACTGATGTGTTTGGGATTAGTAGTTCTGAGCTGATTCATTTTTGTGTCAAGCATTTCCTGAAAGGAAACATCTTCTCTTCTGTAATTTTCTGTTCCGATGTTTGCAATGTTTTTACTGATTACTTTGTTTTTTACTGAACAGTAATCAATAAATTTTTCCAGAAGTTTTATTGTTGGTGTATTCATTTCATTAAATTTATTTTGTTATGGAAATGACAAATATGATACCACGAGAAATGATATTAAGAATAAATGATTTCTCAGTTCTTCGGGAGATTAGTTGGCTAATTATAAACAACTGTCAGTTATTACTCAGTAGCTATATTCAAGGAAATAAGAATAAAGATGAATCATATATCGATTGATTGAAAATATAAAGGTAGAGAGGAACCGCCTTACCGAAGCAAGGCGGCTCATCGGAGGGAGCTATGCTATGCGTAAATATTATTCACCGTAATCAAGAATAATTGATTTGGTCTGCCCGCAACTGCAGATAAATTTTATTTCGCGGACATTATTATTTTCATCCTTGTTTAGAACGATCTTTATTCCATCAATATCGTCTTCCTCAAACGAAATTTTAGTTTTTCCTTCAAGATGAAGTTCTTCGGATTTGATAACATTCTTTCCGCTCTTTAATCCATTTGAGTTTATAACTTCAAACAACATTTCCTGCATAAGAATACTCATATTTAAATATTTTGTTTATCTGAAAAGCGATTTTATCTAAAGGTAAAATCAAATCAGCAAGATTATTATCAACAATTGCTCTGGGCATTCCATAAACCACGCTGCTGTCTTCATCCTGTGCAATAGCATAACCGCCGATCTGCTTTAATCTTTTTACAGCTTCCATTCCATCCTTTCCCATTCCGGTCATAATAATTGGTAAAACCGTTTTACCAAAAACATCAATCATTGAATTT contains:
- the flgC gene encoding flagellar basal body rod protein FlgC, which gives rise to MKIGDNILGFGISAKGLSVQRKKMNLIAENLANGNSVRTADGQPVKRKILNVTQKKNVLNQQVVDFSKTMKLATTNPNHISNPTLTTNKTSSTSDLEFKVTEDNTPGDIVYMPEHPNADGNGYVQMSNINTITEMIDMIAASRSYEANLTAFNASKQMAKDSLEI
- the flgB gene encoding flagellar basal body rod protein FlgB; amino-acid sequence: MNTPTIKLLEKFIDYCSVKNKVISKNIANIGTENYRREDVSFQEMLDTKMNQLRTTNPKHISFLPMDDSQFQIYKDKGMENVSGVNNVDIDKEMSELASNALLFRFSSKKIGDYYRGLQNVIKGGGKL